The following are from one region of the Planctomycetota bacterium genome:
- a CDS encoding ATP-binding protein, with translation MPTAVTDRSVSPDDLAGLIASFTEVTARLQATHEDLRAEVGRLNRELGEANAQVERSRRLAALGEMAAGIAHEVRNPLGSIRLYARMLEEDLERGSPAWETASKITRATRGVEQIVGDVLSFAREFRLRVEPVSPGELFDAALRACEHDGVPWRGVEVVRADAGPLAPRAVHADPGLLQQALTNIVRNAFEAMAEAPGPHRLTLDARADRVAERDGSVESCVVLGVSDTGPGVTPDVVRRMFNPFFTTRSAGTGLGLAIVHRIVDAHLGRVTVRNNADLDAGPGARVEIVLPGWAAPDEAPRGRGVAEEQE, from the coding sequence ATGCCCACCGCCGTTACAGACCGGTCCGTGTCGCCCGACGACCTCGCCGGCCTCATCGCCTCGTTCACCGAAGTCACCGCGCGCCTCCAGGCGACGCACGAAGACCTCCGCGCCGAGGTCGGCCGGCTCAACCGCGAACTGGGCGAGGCCAACGCCCAGGTCGAGCGCTCGCGCCGGCTGGCGGCGTTGGGCGAGATGGCCGCCGGAATCGCCCACGAGGTCCGCAACCCCCTCGGCTCGATCCGTCTCTACGCCCGCATGCTCGAGGAAGACCTGGAGCGCGGGTCGCCCGCGTGGGAGACGGCCTCGAAGATCACCCGCGCGACGCGCGGCGTCGAGCAGATCGTCGGCGACGTCCTCTCCTTCGCCCGCGAGTTTCGCCTGCGGGTCGAGCCGGTCTCGCCGGGCGAGCTGTTCGACGCGGCCTTGCGGGCCTGCGAGCACGACGGGGTGCCCTGGCGGGGTGTTGAGGTTGTCCGCGCCGACGCCGGGCCCCTGGCCCCGCGGGCGGTCCACGCCGATCCGGGGCTCCTGCAGCAGGCGCTCACGAACATCGTGCGCAATGCCTTCGAGGCGATGGCGGAGGCGCCCGGCCCGCACCGGCTCACGCTCGACGCGCGTGCCGATCGCGTCGCCGAGCGCGACGGCTCGGTCGAGTCGTGCGTCGTGCTGGGCGTGAGCGACACCGGCCCGGGCGTGACGCCCGACGTGGTCCGGCGCATGTTCAACCCGTTCTTTACAACGCGCAGCGCGGGCACCGGCCTGGGACTCGCGATCGTGCACCGCATCGTCGACGCCCACCTGGGGCGCGTCACGGTGCGCAACAACGCCGACCTCGACGCCGGGCCGGGCGCGCGGGTCGAGATCGTGCTGCCCGGCTGGGCGGCGCCGGACGAGGCGCCTCGCGGGCGAGGGGTCGCGGAGGAGCAGGAATGA
- a CDS encoding sigma-54 dependent transcriptional regulator encodes MRNVLVVDDKELMRDSVGETLSRSGFSVTCAESAQAGVEMIARQRPDVVVTDMRMPGMTGLELLERIRQVDDDLPVIMMTAFGTIETAVRAMKLGAFDYLTKPFEGDELVIAVKRAAEHRRLVRENALLRAAAPPACDVASPRGVDRLVGESDAMKRLRDEIRLVGASQGTVLVTGESGVGKEVVARAVHECSGRANGPFLGVNCAALSDSLLESELFGHEKGAFTGAERLRKGRFELADGGTLLLDEVSEVKPQVQAKLLRVLQERSFERVGSSLTMGIDVRVVATSNRDLPAACRDGGFRQDLYFRLNVLPVRVPALRERRDDVPPLATHFLGKIARREGLPAPDIEPDALALLAAYDWPGNVRELQNICERAVVLSGAAQPRGVVTRALVEPWLRGGTPGTAVHVHPQPAQEIEAKSAGGPPQPGKTLEEIERDAIVATLMRFSGHRQRTAQALGIGVRTLGLKLKKWKQLGLVMESL; translated from the coding sequence ATGAGAAACGTCCTCGTGGTCGACGACAAGGAGTTGATGCGCGACAGCGTCGGCGAGACGCTCTCGCGATCGGGGTTCAGCGTCACCTGCGCCGAATCGGCCCAGGCCGGCGTCGAGATGATCGCGCGCCAGCGACCGGACGTGGTCGTCACCGACATGCGCATGCCCGGCATGACCGGCCTCGAACTGCTGGAACGCATCCGCCAGGTCGACGACGACCTGCCGGTCATCATGATGACCGCCTTCGGCACCATCGAGACCGCCGTCCGCGCCATGAAGCTCGGCGCGTTCGACTACCTCACCAAGCCCTTCGAGGGAGACGAACTGGTCATCGCCGTCAAACGCGCCGCCGAGCACCGGCGGCTCGTACGCGAGAACGCTCTCCTGCGCGCCGCCGCCCCGCCCGCGTGCGACGTCGCCTCGCCCCGCGGCGTCGACCGCCTCGTGGGTGAGTCCGACGCCATGAAGCGCCTGCGCGACGAGATCCGCCTGGTCGGCGCCTCGCAGGGCACCGTGCTCGTCACGGGCGAGAGCGGCGTGGGCAAGGAGGTCGTCGCCCGGGCCGTGCACGAGTGTTCCGGGCGGGCGAACGGGCCCTTCCTGGGCGTGAACTGTGCCGCGCTCTCCGACTCGCTCCTCGAGAGCGAACTCTTCGGGCACGAGAAGGGCGCCTTCACCGGCGCCGAACGCCTCCGCAAGGGACGCTTCGAACTCGCCGACGGCGGCACGCTCCTGCTCGACGAGGTCAGCGAGGTCAAGCCGCAGGTCCAGGCCAAACTCCTGCGCGTCCTGCAGGAGCGTTCGTTCGAGCGGGTGGGCTCCAGCCTCACGATGGGCATCGACGTGCGCGTGGTCGCCACTAGCAACCGCGACCTGCCGGCGGCGTGCCGCGACGGCGGGTTCCGCCAGGACCTGTACTTCCGCCTGAACGTGCTGCCCGTCCGCGTCCCGGCGCTGCGCGAGCGGCGCGACGACGTCCCGCCGCTCGCCACGCACTTCCTCGGCAAGATCGCCCGGCGCGAGGGGCTGCCCGCGCCCGACATCGAGCCCGACGCGCTCGCGCTGCTCGCGGCGTACGACTGGCCCGGCAACGTTCGCGAGCTGCAGAACATCTGCGAGCGGGCCGTGGTGCTCAGCGGGGCCGCCCAGCCGCGGGGCGTCGTCACGCGGGCGCTCGTGGAGCCGTGGTTGCGCGGTGGCACGCCCGGCACCGCGGTGCACGTCCACCCGCAGCCCGCGCAGGAAATTGAGGCAAAGTCCGCCGGCGGGCCGCCCCAGCCCGGCAAGACCCTCGAGGAGATCGAACGCGACGCGATCGTCGCCACCCTGATGCGGTTCAGCGGGCACCGCCAGCGGACGGCGCAGGCGCTGGGCATCGGGGTGCGGACGCTGGGACTCAAACTCAAGAAGTGGAAGCAGTTAGGGCTTGTGATGGAGTCGCTCTAG
- the flgC gene encoding flagellar basal body rod protein FlgC: MYGVLDISTGGMVAQRARMTAISANLANRNSVMPDGTPYRAKHVFLAPGDPGARDRASRSLGVHVARIADDQSPFRLRWDPSHPLAVREGAERGYVRESNVNPIVEQVNAIQAARAYEANVAAAEATKAMLAQALRLVA, encoded by the coding sequence ATGTACGGCGTGCTCGACATCTCCACCGGCGGCATGGTCGCGCAGCGGGCGCGCATGACCGCCATTTCTGCCAATCTCGCCAACCGGAACTCGGTGATGCCCGACGGCACGCCCTACCGCGCGAAGCACGTCTTCCTGGCCCCGGGCGACCCCGGCGCCCGCGATCGTGCTTCCCGGTCGCTGGGCGTGCACGTCGCCCGCATCGCCGACGACCAGTCCCCGTTCAGGCTGCGCTGGGACCCGTCCCATCCGCTCGCCGTTCGCGAGGGCGCCGAGCGGGGCTATGTTCGCGAGAGCAATGTCAATCCGATCGTCGAGCAGGTGAACGCGATCCAGGCCGCCCGGGCCTACGAGGCCAACGTCGCCGCGGCGGAAGCGACCAAGGCGATGTTGGCCCAGGCGTTGCGGTTGGTGGCGTAG
- the fliE gene encoding flagellar hook-basal body complex protein FliE: MSDPLGFISGGIDRTRHMHPQARPDVAGDAPGKSFKDVLLDSLDEANRLQQEATRAVEDLQTGERQDVENVLLATTKADNAFRMLQAVRNRVMEAYDELKQMRT; encoded by the coding sequence ATGTCCGACCCCTTGGGATTCATCAGCGGCGGGATCGATCGCACCCGCCACATGCACCCGCAGGCCCGCCCGGATGTCGCGGGCGATGCGCCGGGCAAGTCGTTCAAGGACGTCCTGCTGGACTCGCTCGACGAGGCCAATCGACTCCAGCAGGAAGCCACGCGCGCGGTGGAAGATCTTCAGACGGGCGAACGCCAGGACGTGGAGAACGTGCTGCTCGCGACGACGAAGGCGGACAACGCCTTCCGGATGCTGCAGGCCGTCCGCAACCGCGTCATGGAGGCGTACGACGAACTGAAGCAGATGCGGACGTAG
- a CDS encoding flagellar M-ring protein FliF C-terminal domain-containing protein has product MDALRRTLATIQKQLGALSGAHKVIVACSVVIVLLTLGLVLVLTSSPSRVDLLPGATPEDQERAKGHLDALGIESRWNASGRLEVSAKDAARASSSLARANLLPNDKALYFESLLASQSWMNSRQVNEQNFRIALENELARMIADLNTVDSARVRLDIPEVRGLGVGVRTPTASVSARSDDGRALSQGVVDAIAHLVQGSVAGLTVQHVTVVDAGTGQRRSVTSDSDASPTLAMEHAAKVEAQARAKMQELLAYIPGVVVAVTASVDVTRSTAQVQSYLPSGKGSVAIEKKTSEVTTSTTEASSGGAVPGVQANQTADITRAGASGAGGIESESSESTSESEVRVGSRTETIVDPRGQSTSVAVSVNVPTGYVARLIKDAAGAGAPPGGAGATAPAEPDAQALRTYFDTEVRPSIVAVLQPHLRAMVAQSNSTMPPADLRKMIDESISVSLVPGEIPAGPATQAAGMLSSLGAGGLGGGLIEKVALGALALFALGFMAMLVRKSGRKTETPTAEELVGMPPALESAGDVIGEAEEGETALAGIEVDEREMEAAKRLEQVGEMVGADPAAAARMVRRWINIED; this is encoded by the coding sequence ATGGACGCCCTTCGTCGCACACTCGCGACGATCCAGAAGCAGCTCGGCGCGCTCTCGGGCGCCCACAAGGTGATCGTCGCCTGCTCGGTCGTCATCGTCCTGCTCACGCTGGGGCTGGTGCTGGTCCTGACGTCGTCGCCCTCGAGGGTCGACCTGCTCCCCGGCGCCACGCCCGAAGACCAGGAGCGCGCCAAGGGCCACCTCGACGCGCTGGGCATCGAGTCTCGGTGGAACGCGTCGGGGCGCCTGGAGGTCTCGGCGAAGGACGCGGCCCGGGCGAGCTCGAGCCTGGCCCGCGCGAACCTTCTTCCCAACGACAAGGCGCTGTACTTCGAGTCGCTGCTCGCCAGCCAGAGCTGGATGAACTCGCGCCAGGTGAACGAGCAGAACTTCCGGATCGCGCTCGAGAACGAACTCGCCCGGATGATCGCCGACCTCAACACGGTGGACTCGGCACGCGTGCGTCTGGACATCCCCGAGGTGCGCGGGCTGGGCGTGGGCGTGCGCACGCCCACCGCGTCGGTCAGCGCCCGCAGCGATGACGGGCGTGCGCTCTCGCAGGGCGTGGTCGACGCCATCGCGCACCTTGTGCAGGGCAGCGTTGCGGGCCTGACGGTGCAGCACGTGACCGTGGTGGATGCGGGCACCGGGCAGCGCCGCAGCGTGACGTCCGACAGCGACGCGTCGCCCACGCTCGCGATGGAGCACGCCGCCAAGGTCGAGGCCCAGGCCCGGGCCAAGATGCAGGAACTGCTGGCGTACATCCCGGGCGTGGTCGTCGCGGTGACGGCGTCGGTGGACGTGACGCGCAGCACCGCGCAGGTGCAGTCGTACCTGCCCAGCGGGAAGGGGTCGGTGGCGATCGAGAAGAAGACCAGCGAAGTCACCACCTCGACCACCGAGGCGTCGTCGGGCGGGGCGGTGCCGGGCGTGCAGGCGAACCAGACGGCCGATATCACGCGCGCTGGGGCGTCGGGCGCGGGCGGCATCGAGTCGGAATCATCGGAGTCGACGAGCGAGAGCGAGGTGCGGGTGGGAAGCCGCACCGAGACGATCGTGGACCCGCGCGGACAGTCGACGTCGGTCGCGGTGTCGGTGAACGTGCCGACCGGGTACGTGGCGCGGCTGATCAAGGACGCGGCGGGGGCCGGCGCGCCGCCGGGCGGGGCTGGTGCGACGGCGCCGGCCGAGCCGGATGCGCAGGCGCTGCGGACGTACTTCGACACCGAGGTGCGTCCCTCGATCGTGGCGGTGCTGCAGCCGCATCTGCGGGCGATGGTGGCGCAGTCGAACTCGACGATGCCGCCGGCCGATCTACGCAAGATGATCGATGAATCCATCAGCGTGTCGCTGGTGCCCGGGGAGATTCCCGCGGGGCCGGCGACCCAGGCCGCCGGCATGCTGTCCTCGCTGGGCGCGGGCGGGCTGGGGGGCGGGCTGATCGAGAAGGTGGCGCTGGGCGCGCTGGCGCTGTTCGCGCTGGGGTTTATGGCGATGCTGGTGCGCAAGAGCGGGCGCAAGACGGAGACGCCGACGGCGGAGGAACTGGTGGGCATGCCCCCGGCGCTCGAATCGGCGGGCGACGTCATCGGCGAGGCGGAAGAGGGGGAGACGGCGCTGGCGGGCATCGAAGTGGACGAGCGCGAGATGGAGGCGGCCAAGCGTCTGGAGCAGGTGGGAGAGATGGTGGGCGCCGACCCGGCCGCGGCTGCCCGGATGGTCCGCCGGTGGATCAACATCGAGGACTAG